The Thalassolituus oleivorans MIL-1 genome includes the window CGCGGGCGGGTGAACAAGGTCGAGGCTTTGCCGTAGTGGCAGATGAGGTTCGGTCGCTCGCGAGCAAGACTCAACAATCAACTAAAGATATTAATGATATGATTGTCGAGCTTGAAAATAGCGTGTCTGTTGCTGTGAAAACAATGGATTCAGCGACTGAAAATGCTGAAAAAACGTTAAGTTCCAGTATGAAAACCAGCGATTCGATTCAAGAAATTCAAGCTTCGTTTGTTAAGGTTCAAGGTTTAGTTGGTGAAACAGCTCGATCCACTGAAGAGCAATATAAAATTATTGAAGCAATCAATAAAAATATATCTTCCATTAATGAATTGTCTACCGTGAGTGCTGATCGTGCTGGTAAGGTGGAAGACTCAAGCCGTAGTTTGCATAATTTGTATCAAAAGCTATTACAAACAACGAATAAGTTTAAAGTTTAAATGCAACCTTATGTGGCATTTTAATTGTATGTGCACAGTGGTGGTGCTATTGTCAGCGCATGATTAATGTTAAATCCTAAATTAAAAGCGTGTTTAACGTTTTTATTTGCTAGGTATGAAATATGCATGTATTAATTGTCAGTTTTTATTAATTCTGACAATGATGTTAATATTTCGACAAAATTCGATGTTGATTATTTCATTTTGGAGCGAAGCGCTGTAATACTGCATTTGAGCTTATCTAGCTTGGTTCAATTTTTAGGTACCTTAATTCACAGGTCCTTTTCGTAATTTTTTGCTCAGTTTACCGTTTCGTTTCCTGTCACATAGCCACAGGAGACTACTATGCTATTAGCTACCGATCTTGATGGAACCTTCCTCGCGGGCGACGCTGCCCAGCGTCAACAGCTGTACCAATTAATCGCAGCGCATCCGAACATTGATTTGGTCTTTGTTACCGGACGTGGTTTGGAGTCTGTGCTGCCACTGCTCGCCGATACTATGATCCCTCAGCCTGATTATATTATTTGTGACGTCGGCTGCACGATCGTTAATGGTCATACTTTGCAGCCCGTATTTGAGGTACAAAGCCCCATTGAAGATATGTGGCCAGGCGAACACAAAATTGAAGAGGCGATCGCTCATATTGCCGGTTTAACGCGTCAAGATGTTCCGCAAGAGCGTCGTTGTTCATATTTTTGCGAAGAGGGTGCAGTCACCGAAGAATTAAGTGAAATCGCCGCAACACTTAACTGCGATGTACTTTATTCGGCGGGTTTGTATTTGGATTTTCTTCCCAAAGGCATTAACAAAGGCGCGACACTAACTGCTCTCATTAATCACCTCGAATTAAATAGCGAAGATGTGATGGTTGCTGGTGATACATTGAATGATTTATCTATGTATGAGCACGATTTTATCGGTGTGTGTGTGGGGGAATCGGAAGCTGGATTGCTAGAAGCTACTCGTAGCCGTGCTCGTGTGTATCATGCATTGGAACCCGGTTGCGGTGGCATCTTGGAGGCCATTAGTCACTTTGGTTTTTTAGGCGAAGAGGGCATCAGTGCTGAGGTGCGCGAGCCAGCAACGCCGGGGCAATCTGATTTGGTCATGGTTTATCACCGCTTGCCATATGAAGAATATATTGAAGATGGTATTCAAAAGCGTCGTCGTCCGACCTCTCCTAACGGCATTATTCCTACGTTAATGAGTTTTTTCGCCGATGGAAAAAAGGGATCTTGGGTGGCATGGTCGATTCATGATCCAAAGTTAGGTGAATTCGAGAGTCATACTGAGGTCGATGTTGATAAGTATCCGAATCTAGTCGCAGCGCGGGTGGGCTTGAGTAAGCGTGATGTTGATATCTTCTATAAGAAATTCTCGAAAGAAGCTTTCTGGCCAACCTTGCATACTTTCTGGGAACGAGCGACTTTTCGAGAAGATCATTGGGAGGTGTTTAAAGACGTTAATCGTCGTTTTGCTGAGCGCACCAGTGAAGAAGCCGCTGAAGGCGCTACCGTATGGATTCACGATTACAACTTATGGATGGTGCCAGCCTATTTGCGCGAATTACGTCCAGATTTAAACATCGCATTTTTTCATCACACGTATTTTCCATCTGCAGATGTATTTAATGTTCTGCCATGGCGTCGCGAGATAGTGGGGAGCTTGTTGCAATGTGATTATATTGGCTTTCATATTCCACGTCAGGCTGAAAATTTTGTCGACGTTGCTCGTGGTGTCACCCCCATTGATGTGAAAGAAAAAGTGGGTTGTGCTCCTCGCTTTGTAACTTATGGCTGTGCCGTCGGTTTGGATGAAATGACGACCGAAATCGAAGTGAATAATCGCCGTATTCGTTTGGGCGCTCACCCAGTGGGATTAGATTTAAATCGAGTTTCAGATGCGTTAGAAGATCCTGTTATTCAGAACCGCATGACGGAGCTGCGTGAAGAGTTAAGTGGCACTAAGTTAGTCTTGTCGGTTGAGCGCTTGGATTACACCAAAGGGATTCCTGCTAAGCTTCAAGCCTTTGAAAAACTGTTGGAAGATCACCCTGAGTTGCACGGTAAAGTCACGCTTGTCACTGTCTGTGTGCCGGCAGCAAAAGAAATGACGGTGTATAAAAAACTTCAGATAGAAATAGAACAGGCGGTTGGTCGTATTAATGGTCGCTATGCCGATGTTGGCTGGACTCCAGTGCAATTTTTCTTCCGCGCTGTACCGTTTGAGCAGTTAGTGGCTTATTACGCTATGGCGGATGTCATGTGGATTACGCCGTTGCGCGATGGTTTAAACTTGGTTGCTAAGGAGTACGTTGCGACCCAAGGTAAGATTGAGGGTAGTGGTGTACTGGTATTATCTGAGTTCGCAGGTGCGGCGGCAGAAGTGCGCGGAGCCATGTTAACGAATCCACATGATCCCGCGGAAATGGCCGAGACTTGTTATTTGGCACTAGCAATGAATCGTGACGAAGCGCGGAGTCGTATGCGCGAGGCTTACGAAATTGTGAGCCATTATGATATCGAGCATTGGGGGAATGAGTTTTTGGCGGCAGTAAAGGGTAAAGCTAACCATAAAACACGTTTAGTAAAAGTTGCTTAGCTCTTAGTGGCCTGAAAACGAAGGGTAGCATAGCTGTAATAAGAGAAAAAAAGCCGGTTTTATTAACCGGCTTTTTACGTTTTATTTCTCAGTTTAATTAACTGGTTAGTCTTGGTTAAACGAGTGACCGCCTAGTGACGATTTTTGCTAATACCCCGTTAAATGCTAAAACCCCTGCAAGTACTAAAACTAATCCGGATATTTGTATGCCGTCGGGGTATACCCCCAGTATCAGACTGACAAGTAGGGTAAACACCGGTACGAAGTTAAAGGCAATTGCTGATTTATCGGGTCCAATTTCTTGTACACCTTTGAGCCAGAATATATAAGCCAATACGGAACCGAAAATACTCATATAAAGTAAAACAGCGTGAGATTTAAGTGATAATTGCGGAATCGTATGCAGTGGTTGCTCTACGATTAGGGCAAGTGTTATCAAGGCGACAGCACCAATGCTGACGGTCCAGCGTGCAAATTGCATTGATGGAATATGCGGGGCATAGCGTTTTGAGCCGACGCTGTAGAGGCTCCATACAAAGCATGCGCCAAGCATCCATAAATCGCCAACCGCAATTTGAAGTTGCGCGAAGTTACCGCCAGTGATCACTAAGCTCACACCAATAAACGCAATGACAATACCGAGTGCTTGCTGGCGATTGATTTTTGATCCCAATAGAAATACTGACAGTAATACTGATATTAATGGGGCTAGCGCCATAATGAGGGCTGCATTTAGCGGTGATGTGGTGTGGAGCGCGATAAAAAATGCATAGTTAAATCCAAACACGCCTAACAAGCCAAGCGGTACTAACGTTAGCGCATCACGCCATTGCAGTTGTGACTCAGCCTTCCCCGTCCACCAACGAAAGCCCCAGAATAACAGCAGTGCTGTGGCAAAACGCTCTGCCGCTGCCGTTAGCGGTGGCACTATATTGGCCACCTCATGGGCAGCATTAAAATTGCTGCCCCAAAACAAGGTGCTAAGAACGATGAGAAGCCATAGGTGGGCGTTAGAAGACACTAGAATCACCAAAGTAACGGTTAACTGACAGAGGTTAACGCTGGGCGCGTATCCTAGAGCTTAGGCCCTCATTGATAAATAGGGCTGGCTGATATCCATTGTTTCATTTTTAAGGATAAAGCTTGTGACGCCGAGGCTAACACTGAAGACGCCAATCAGCATTCGGTGGAATACCAGTGACATTTGTCAGTATTCGGGGTGCTAGTCAGCTGCTAGAGTTTTTGCTCTGGCGGGTCGTGGTGAGAGACGAATGCACGCTGGAGATAGATCAGCAGAGTTGCTGAAGCCCATAGCAAGGAGGTTGTATGACAAAAATAATAATAGCTGCCGCTATGACGTTGACTCTTTCTGGGTGCTTTTCCAGCCCAGAAATGGTGCTTGAACTTAATGGTGGTGATGGCGAATGGCGCTTTTATGATCAAGGATTCCCAACCGATTTACGCCTAACGGATGAAGGGAGGCCCGATTTTAGTGGTTTTCCTCACCGGCTTTTTTCGCCACTGGTCATGGAGTTCGCACGCGAAGCTGAGCGTTACGATCAAATGACGGGATATGCACCCGATACTCCGGTGTATATCCGCTTTACCGGCACATTTGAGCCAGAAGAATTTTCATTGCCTCAATCCGCTAATCATTTTGCGGATGCGTCTTCCGTCATTCAACTGATTGATGTTGATCCTGATTCGCCGCTGCGCGGTAAGCGCTACCCAATTGCAGTCGATTTCCGCTATGAAGAAGATGAATACCGACCTGCGTCATTGTTTGAAGCCATTCCTATCGGGCAAATCCAGCAAGAAAACACTACTTATGCGCTTATTATCACGCGCGATATTGCCGGTGAGTATGCGGATGATTTGAATGCCAATCCGGTTTTGACCTCATTATTGAAAGGTAAAAACCCACGTTACAAAGACCTATTCATAACTGCTTCGAATGCAGAAAAAGCCCTGCAAGTGTATGCGCCTTTGAAAGACCAATTAGAACTTGATGGTATTGATCCTGACGATGTCATTGCGGCTGTCGTATGGACAATAGGAGCGGCTACTAGCAAAGCATTTGAATTGGGGCAGATTATGACTCAATGGGATGTGCCGCCACTTTTGTCTGATTGGGAAATGACGAAAGACATGCCTGAATTTTGTGTTTACGAAGCGCAATGGAGTGTTCCTGGCCTACAAAAAGGTCTATTTCCATATCCGTCGCCTATCTTTGGTGGGGATATTGAATACGATCTAAATGGTGAGCCGATTGTGCAATATTGGCGCGATACTCCGGTCGTTGTCACTGTACCCAAAACGCCCATGCCGGCTGAGGGTTACCCTATGCTGTTGTTTCATCATGGTACTCATGGCTTAGCGGAGCATGTTTGGTCGCGTGGAAAGGAGCCAGTTGATGGAGAAATTAGCACCTACGGTTCTGCAGCGCATGTCGCCGCTTTGCGTGGTTGGGCCGCGGCAGGGTTGGGAGGCCACTTCGGGCATGATCACCAGCAGTCGATTGAATTGTATGATGCGATCTCTGAAACCGTTGGCATCCCGTTGAATTTGCTGCAATTTAACCTCTACAACCCCCAGGGCTTTCGTGACAATCTTCTACAGCAACTGAGTGAACGTATTTTGTTTCGTCGTTTGATTGAGCAAGCCCATATTGATACTAGAGGTTGCATTGGTAGCAATCAGGGAGAGGCTGTCTTTAATGCTCAGCAGACTGCGCTGATGGGGCAGTCTTTAGGGGCGTTTACTGCGGCAGCACAGATGGCTGTTGATCCGGCACCGCTTACGGCTTACATAGCGACAGGTCCAGGTACGTATAACATGAAGTTGTTTTTCCAAAACAAGCAAGATCCGGAAGGTTCAGCGATAGGCAACATTCTAGAACCTTTGTTTTTCTATACCGATGAGGACGATATTGTCGAAGACCCATTTCACCCTGTGTATGCTTTGAGTGATCAAATTAGCGCGCCGTCGAATACGTCCTTGATGTTAGCTAAACGTGAGCAGCTTAATAACGCGGGGCAGATTCCATTTCATAGC containing:
- a CDS encoding DMT family transporter yields the protein MSSNAHLWLLIVLSTLFWGSNFNAAHEVANIVPPLTAAAERFATALLLFWGFRWWTGKAESQLQWRDALTLVPLGLLGVFGFNYAFFIALHTTSPLNAALIMALAPLISVLLSVFLLGSKINRQQALGIVIAFIGVSLVITGGNFAQLQIAVGDLWMLGACFVWSLYSVGSKRYAPHIPSMQFARWTVSIGAVALITLALIVEQPLHTIPQLSLKSHAVLLYMSIFGSVLAYIFWLKGVQEIGPDKSAIAFNFVPVFTLLVSLILGVYPDGIQISGLVLVLAGVLAFNGVLAKIVTRRSLV
- the ggpS gene encoding glucosylglycerol-phosphate synthase; protein product: MLLATDLDGTFLAGDAAQRQQLYQLIAAHPNIDLVFVTGRGLESVLPLLADTMIPQPDYIICDVGCTIVNGHTLQPVFEVQSPIEDMWPGEHKIEEAIAHIAGLTRQDVPQERRCSYFCEEGAVTEELSEIAATLNCDVLYSAGLYLDFLPKGINKGATLTALINHLELNSEDVMVAGDTLNDLSMYEHDFIGVCVGESEAGLLEATRSRARVYHALEPGCGGILEAISHFGFLGEEGISAEVREPATPGQSDLVMVYHRLPYEEYIEDGIQKRRRPTSPNGIIPTLMSFFADGKKGSWVAWSIHDPKLGEFESHTEVDVDKYPNLVAARVGLSKRDVDIFYKKFSKEAFWPTLHTFWERATFREDHWEVFKDVNRRFAERTSEEAAEGATVWIHDYNLWMVPAYLRELRPDLNIAFFHHTYFPSADVFNVLPWRREIVGSLLQCDYIGFHIPRQAENFVDVARGVTPIDVKEKVGCAPRFVTYGCAVGLDEMTTEIEVNNRRIRLGAHPVGLDLNRVSDALEDPVIQNRMTELREELSGTKLVLSVERLDYTKGIPAKLQAFEKLLEDHPELHGKVTLVTVCVPAAKEMTVYKKLQIEIEQAVGRINGRYADVGWTPVQFFFRAVPFEQLVAYYAMADVMWITPLRDGLNLVAKEYVATQGKIEGSGVLVLSEFAGAAAEVRGAMLTNPHDPAEMAETCYLALAMNRDEARSRMREAYEIVSHYDIEHWGNEFLAAVKGKANHKTRLVKVA